One genomic segment of Arachis duranensis cultivar V14167 chromosome 4, aradu.V14167.gnm2.J7QH, whole genome shotgun sequence includes these proteins:
- the LOC107484565 gene encoding wall-associated receptor kinase-like 20 gives MIKSINPTTRHIIIQPATLDRSACVSTDLHFEGIRLNETLPFAVATGNTIILLNCTINAPHAPPLDCSASSPCHSYIKDHKDAYACGRVATCCAYKTGGPHKEYEVRVRGSGGCAAYQSFVDFNGVSGTPGNGWPDLGVAIQWVAPQEPVCKGPMDCNALLNSKCGVGPTSGGVQRCLCIAGFKWDPANGLCQGLGGQAQTQVQSQISSKLKAKLKLKAC, from the coding sequence ATGATCAAATCCATCAACCCGACAACCCGCCATATCATAATCCAACCTGCCACACTTGATAGAAGCGCGTGTGTATCGACGGACTTGCATTTTGAAGGCATTCGCCTCAATGAAACCCTTCCTTTTGCCGTTGCCACCGGCAACACTATCATTTTGTTGAATTGTACCATCAACGCGCCTCACGCGCCGCCACTCGACTGCTCCGCAAGTAGCCCGTGCCACAGTTACATTAAGGACCATAAAGATGCCTACGCGTGCGGGCGTGTGGCAACTTGTTGTGCCTACAAAACCGGTGGGCCCCACAAGGAGTACGAGGTTCGGGTTCGCGGTAGTGGTGGTTGTGCGGCGTATCAGAGTTTTGTGGACTTTAACGGTGTGTCGGGGACACCAGGGAATGGGTGGCCAGATTTAGGGGTTGCAATTCAGTGGGTGGCACCACAGGAACCGGTTTGCAAGGGGCCAATGGATTGCAATGCATTGTTGAATTCCAAGTGTGGAGTGGGTCCCACAAGTGGTGGGGTGCAAAGGTGCTTGTGCATTGCTGGCTTCAAGTGGGATCCTGCTAATGGGTTATGTCAAGGTCTAGGAGGTCAAGCTCAAACTCAAGTTCAGAGTCAAATTTCAAGTAAGTTGAAAGCTAAATTGAAGCTCAAAGCCTGTTAA
- the LOC127739644 gene encoding wall-associated receptor kinase-like 20 has protein sequence MKKKAKKTLNKKKKEILTSAKATPLSSRIFTGREIRKATNNFAEENLIGSGGFGEVFKGTFDDGSITAIKRAKLGSTKGIDQIQNEVRVLCQVNHRSLVRLLGCCLELKHPLLIYEYVSNGTLFDYLHRLPLVGVGERQPLKWHTRLKIAHQTAEGLSYLHSAAVPPIYHRDVKSSNILLDDKFDAKVSDFGLSRLVELAEENKSHIFTSAQGTLGYLDPEYYRNFQLTDKSDVYSFGVVLMELLTAQRAIDFNREEENVNLAMYAKKKIVEDRLMEVLDPLLKDGSSNVELETMKSLSYLAASCLDDQRQKRPSMKEVSDEIEYLINVVKGQGFKSKL, from the coding sequence atgaagaaaaaagcaaagaaaaccttgaacaaaaagaagaaagaaatactcACAAGTGCCAAAGCAACTCCATTGTCATCAAGGATCTTCACGGGCAGAGAGATCAGGAAAGCAACCAACAACTTCGCCGAAGAAAACCTCATCGGCTCTGGTGGCTTCGGCGAAGTGTTCAAAGGCACCTTTGATGACGGATCCATAACTGCCATCAAGCGTGCCAAGCTTGGAAGCACAAAAGGCATTGATCAAATCCAAAATGAAGTTAGGGTACTCTGCCAAGTTAACCACAGAAGCCTAGTGAGACTCCTTGGTTGTTGCTTGGAGCTAAAGCACCCTTTACTAATTTATGAGTATGTTTCTAATGGGACACTCTTTGATTACCTCCATCGTCTCCCTTTGGTCGGAGTAGGCGAAAGGCAACCACTTAAATGGCACACAAGACTAAAAATCGCACACCAAACAGCGGAAGGACTTTCATATCTTCACTCTGCCGCCGTGCCCCCAATCTACCACCGAGATGTAAAATCTAGCAATATTCTTCTTGATGACAAGTTTGATGCCAAGGTTTCTGATTTCGGCTTGTCTAGGCTTGTTGAATTAGCTGAAGAAAACAAGAGTCATATCTTTACGAGTGCGCAGGGGACTCTTGGATACCTTGATCCGGAATACTACCGAAACTTTCAACTGACCGATAAGAGTGATGTTTATAGCTTTGGAGTTGTGTTAATGGAGCTACTCACTGCTCAGAGGGCTATTGACTTTAACAGGGAGGAAGAGAATGTGAACTTGGCAATGTATGCTAAGAAGAAAATAGTTGAGGACAGGCTTATGGAGGTTCTTGATCCGTTGCTTAAAGATGGATCTAGCAATGTGGAACTCGAAACTATGAAATCTTTGAGTTATCTTGCAGCTTCATGCTTGGATGATCAGAGGCAAAAAAGGCCTTCTATGAAAGAGGTTTCTGATGAGATTGAATACCTTATTAATGTTGTTAAGGGTCAAGGTTTCAAATCCAAACTATAG